The following proteins are co-located in the Streptomyces sp. NBC_00435 genome:
- a CDS encoding ATP-binding protein, with protein MGEAGSGMRQAVPAELSSFIGRERELTALASLLATERLVTLTGPAGIGKTRLAVRTVRALTDTNGLDTVWTDLATLPERHWADLGDPLIDRLAGRGETLLVLDGCEQLGETGPGLAAELLLRLPGLRILATSQRRLGLAGEAVLAVPPLSVPSAPSAQSLPSVPTVAPGAPGEGAADLARSFPVADVAGYAAVRLFEERARGADPFFELTERNAGAVAALCRALDGIPGALELAAGRAHQYAPAQALRRLGSDPLTFLAGGAGRGTRVDAERSLRLASPAERLLWERLSVFAGSFDRAAVADVCGFGALTPDTAVEALLRLAPGLLADAGPGRYRLPLSVRAYAARRLAHGPAGDGPTTARRHRERCRVLAERAAQLWRSGAQQEARALAVRELPELRAAMNPLSAGGPGEALEIAVSLWFLWSACGMVAEGRRHLERALALHPAPRPARALWLAAWLVAGFGEADGIEPLLVEAWTEAVYEGEDGCLAYLAHVRGTIALWENRYEDAAAEYRDGLELLPADPGFGPGREALRAAHTLAVAHTDPAAVPVEDGPPDAPADLWARSWVSYAHALVQRREGRPALARAELLRALRTQFALGDQLGQAFSVELLAELEADQGRCAEAARLLGAVSRTRPRAAAEPRAQRVVRARLTPQAFRAAYARGARTPLRELLPEPLEPPELPELPELPEPPG; from the coding sequence GTGGGGGAAGCCGGCTCGGGCATGCGGCAGGCGGTACCCGCAGAGTTGTCGAGCTTCATCGGGCGGGAGCGGGAGCTCACCGCCCTCGCCTCACTGCTGGCCACGGAGCGGCTGGTCACGCTGACCGGACCGGCGGGCATCGGCAAGACCCGGCTCGCCGTGCGCACCGTACGCGCGCTGACGGACACGAACGGCCTCGACACCGTCTGGACGGACCTGGCGACGCTGCCGGAGCGCCACTGGGCGGATCTGGGGGACCCGCTCATCGACCGGCTCGCGGGGCGCGGCGAGACCCTGCTCGTGCTCGACGGCTGCGAACAACTGGGGGAGACCGGCCCGGGACTCGCGGCGGAGCTGCTGCTGCGCCTTCCAGGGCTGCGGATCCTGGCCACTTCGCAACGGCGGCTGGGGCTCGCCGGGGAGGCGGTACTCGCGGTTCCGCCGCTCTCGGTGCCCTCCGCTCCCTCCGCGCAGTCGCTGCCGTCGGTTCCCACGGTCGCGCCGGGGGCCCCGGGCGAGGGGGCGGCGGACCTCGCGCGGAGCTTCCCGGTGGCCGATGTCGCGGGGTACGCGGCCGTACGGCTCTTCGAGGAACGGGCGCGCGGCGCCGATCCCTTCTTCGAGTTGACCGAACGCAACGCGGGAGCCGTGGCCGCGCTGTGCCGGGCCCTCGACGGGATCCCCGGCGCACTGGAGCTCGCCGCGGGGCGCGCCCACCAGTACGCGCCCGCGCAGGCGCTCCGCAGACTGGGCTCCGACCCGCTGACCTTCCTGGCCGGCGGCGCCGGGCGCGGCACCCGGGTCGACGCCGAGCGCTCCCTGCGGCTGGCCTCGCCCGCCGAGCGGCTGCTCTGGGAGCGGCTCTCCGTCTTCGCGGGTTCCTTCGACCGGGCGGCCGTCGCCGATGTGTGCGGCTTCGGCGCGCTCACCCCGGACACCGCCGTCGAGGCACTGCTGCGCCTCGCCCCCGGCCTGCTCGCGGACGCCGGGCCCGGCCGCTACCGGCTGCCGCTTTCCGTACGGGCGTACGCGGCCCGGCGGCTCGCGCACGGCCCCGCCGGGGACGGCCCGACGACGGCACGGCGCCACCGGGAGCGCTGTCGGGTGCTGGCCGAGCGGGCGGCGCAGCTGTGGCGCTCCGGCGCGCAGCAGGAGGCGCGCGCCCTCGCCGTACGGGAACTCCCGGAGCTGCGCGCGGCGATGAACCCGCTCTCCGCCGGCGGCCCGGGCGAGGCCCTGGAGATCGCGGTGTCCCTGTGGTTCCTGTGGTCCGCGTGCGGGATGGTGGCGGAGGGCCGCCGGCACCTGGAACGGGCCCTGGCCCTGCACCCGGCACCCCGGCCCGCCCGGGCGCTGTGGCTCGCGGCGTGGCTGGTGGCGGGATTCGGCGAGGCGGACGGCATCGAGCCGCTGCTGGTGGAGGCATGGACCGAGGCCGTGTACGAGGGGGAGGACGGCTGCCTGGCCTACCTCGCGCACGTACGGGGCACGATCGCGCTGTGGGAGAACCGCTACGAGGACGCCGCGGCGGAGTACCGGGACGGGCTGGAACTCCTGCCGGCCGACCCCGGGTTCGGGCCCGGCCGCGAGGCCCTGCGGGCCGCGCACACCCTGGCCGTCGCCCACACGGACCCGGCGGCGGTCCCGGTCGAGGACGGCCCGCCGGACGCCCCCGCGGACCTTTGGGCCCGCTCCTGGGTGAGCTATGCCCACGCCCTGGTCCAGCGCCGCGAGGGCCGTCCGGCACTGGCCCGGGCCGAACTGCTGCGCGCGCTGCGGACCCAGTTCGCGCTGGGCGACCAGCTCGGGCAGGCCTTCTCGGTGGAACTCCTGGCCGAGCTGGAGGCGGACCAGGGCCGCTGCGCCGAAGCCGCCCGTCTCCTGGGCGCGGTCTCGCGCACCCGCCCGCGCGCCGCCGCGGAGCCCCGCGCCCAGCGCGTGGTCCGCGCCCGCCTCACCCCGCAGGCCTTCCGCGCGGCCTACGCCCGCGGAGCCCGTACGCCGCTGCGCGAGCTGCTGCCGGAGCCGCTGGAGCCGCCGGAACTGCCGGAACTGCCGGAACTGCCGGAGCCGCCGGGCTGA
- a CDS encoding nucleobase:cation symporter-2 family protein, with protein sequence MAAAPRFRKDAVVVPEGKHPVDETLPPLKMFTSGLQHVAAMYAGVVAPPMIVGPAVGLSATETAFLMGASLFTAGLATLLQTLGFWKIGAKLPFVNGVSFAGVTPMIAIGKGEGDNAIPVIFGAIVVAGILGFFAAPYFGRLVRFFPPVVTGTVITLIGVSLLPVAFNWSQGGNRTATDYGSVKNIAMAAVTLAIVLVMRKFLRGFLQQISILLGLVAGTLIALPLGMTNFDAVRNADVVGFPTPFHFGAPQFQVAAIISMCIVMLVCMTESTADILALGKIVGRPADAKTIEGGLRADALGSAVSPLFNGFMCSAFAQNIGLVAMTKVRSRFVVAAGGGILILLGLCPMAASVIGVVPLPVLGGAGVVLFGSVAASGIQTLAGAAMEKGENALIVAAALGIGLIPIAAPGFYHAFPKDLLVVLDSGISTGCVVAITLNLAFNHLGAKKGAASAAPDPVPVH encoded by the coding sequence GTGGCCGCTGCGCCCAGGTTTCGCAAAGATGCAGTCGTAGTACCGGAGGGGAAGCACCCGGTCGACGAGACCTTGCCTCCGCTGAAAATGTTCACGAGCGGCCTCCAGCACGTGGCCGCCATGTACGCGGGCGTCGTCGCCCCACCCATGATCGTCGGCCCGGCCGTCGGTCTCTCCGCCACCGAGACAGCCTTTCTGATGGGCGCCTCGCTCTTCACCGCAGGACTCGCCACCCTCCTCCAGACCCTCGGGTTCTGGAAGATCGGCGCCAAACTCCCCTTCGTCAACGGCGTCTCGTTCGCCGGTGTCACCCCGATGATCGCCATCGGCAAGGGGGAGGGCGACAACGCCATCCCCGTCATCTTCGGCGCGATCGTCGTCGCCGGAATCCTCGGTTTCTTCGCCGCCCCCTACTTCGGCCGGCTCGTGCGGTTCTTCCCGCCGGTCGTCACGGGTACGGTCATCACCCTGATCGGCGTCTCGCTGCTCCCGGTGGCCTTCAACTGGTCTCAGGGCGGCAACCGCACCGCCACCGACTACGGCTCGGTGAAGAACATCGCCATGGCCGCCGTCACCCTCGCGATCGTCCTGGTGATGCGCAAGTTCCTGCGCGGCTTCCTCCAGCAGATCTCCATCCTCCTCGGCCTGGTCGCCGGCACGCTCATAGCGCTGCCGCTGGGCATGACCAACTTCGATGCCGTCCGGAACGCCGACGTCGTGGGCTTCCCGACGCCCTTCCACTTCGGGGCCCCGCAGTTCCAGGTCGCCGCGATCATCTCCATGTGCATCGTGATGCTGGTGTGCATGACCGAGTCCACCGCCGACATCCTGGCGCTGGGCAAGATCGTCGGCCGCCCGGCGGACGCGAAGACCATCGAGGGCGGCCTGCGCGCCGACGCCCTCGGCAGCGCGGTCAGCCCGCTGTTCAACGGGTTCATGTGCAGCGCCTTCGCGCAGAACATCGGCCTGGTGGCCATGACCAAGGTGCGCAGCCGGTTCGTCGTCGCGGCCGGCGGTGGCATCCTGATCCTGCTGGGTCTGTGTCCGATGGCCGCCTCCGTCATCGGAGTCGTACCGCTGCCGGTCCTCGGCGGTGCGGGCGTCGTCCTCTTCGGCTCGGTCGCCGCCAGCGGCATCCAGACCCTGGCCGGCGCGGCCATGGAGAAGGGCGAGAACGCCCTGATCGTCGCCGCGGCGCTCGGCATCGGCCTGATCCCGATCGCCGCCCCGGGCTTCTACCACGCCTTCCCGAAGGACCTGCTGGTCGTCCTCGACTCCGGCATCAGCACCGGCTGCGTCGTCGCCATCACGCTGAACCTGGCCTTCAACCACCTCGGCGCCAAGAAGGGCGCGGCCTCGGCCGCCCCGGATCCGGTGCCGGTGCACTGA
- a CDS encoding Lrp/AsnC family transcriptional regulator, whose product MDSAISAIDDTDRALVHALQLAPRASWELLGPVLGARPDTLARRWERLTGAGEAWLTGLGLRSGTRTPCMAWVEIMCTAGTSAPVGDALVADPHALGVEHTTGGRDLLAFVAVPDLPTLYRYLSSRVQRIPGVVGTRTSMVTAVHYAPDRWRLDQLTPGQIDLLTGRSRRRAPSAAPARPVVTALQEEDRPLVLALARDARRSVASLAREFAMSESTVRRRLVRLEAGQSLRYSCALASGLSGWPVSATLWAEASEYELADCAAAAAGLRETRTCMSVSGPWNFMISARLRTVEDLSRYTADLTRRLPGLRIRDSAVALQVRKSEAQELDRHGQRVRTVAPDIWSDPVPQDVGTAGA is encoded by the coding sequence ATGGATTCGGCCATTTCCGCCATCGACGACACGGACCGGGCACTTGTCCACGCACTCCAGCTCGCACCCCGTGCGAGTTGGGAACTGCTGGGACCGGTGCTCGGCGCGCGCCCGGACACCCTGGCGCGCCGCTGGGAGCGGCTCACCGGGGCCGGCGAGGCGTGGCTGACCGGGCTCGGCCTGCGCAGCGGCACCAGGACTCCCTGCATGGCGTGGGTGGAGATCATGTGCACCGCGGGCACCTCGGCCCCGGTCGGGGACGCGCTCGTGGCCGATCCGCACGCCCTGGGAGTCGAGCACACCACCGGGGGCCGCGACCTGCTGGCCTTCGTGGCGGTCCCGGACCTGCCCACGCTGTACCGGTACCTGTCCTCCCGGGTGCAGCGGATCCCCGGCGTGGTCGGCACCCGCACCTCGATGGTGACGGCGGTGCACTACGCCCCCGACCGCTGGCGCCTGGACCAACTGACCCCGGGCCAGATCGACCTGCTGACCGGGCGGAGCCGGCGCCGGGCGCCCTCGGCCGCCCCGGCGCGGCCGGTGGTCACCGCACTGCAGGAGGAGGACCGGCCGCTGGTGCTGGCCCTGGCCCGGGACGCACGGCGCAGCGTGGCCTCGCTGGCACGGGAGTTCGCGATGAGCGAGTCGACCGTGCGGCGCCGGCTGGTGCGCCTGGAGGCCGGGCAGAGCCTGCGCTACAGTTGCGCGCTGGCGTCGGGGCTGTCGGGCTGGCCCGTGTCGGCCACGCTGTGGGCGGAGGCCTCCGAGTACGAGCTCGCCGACTGCGCCGCCGCGGCCGCGGGACTGCGCGAGACCCGGACCTGCATGTCCGTCAGCGGGCCCTGGAACTTCATGATCAGCGCCCGGCTGCGCACCGTGGAGGACCTCTCCCGCTACACCGCGGACCTCACCCGGCGGCTGCCGGGCCTGCGCATCAGGGATTCGGCGGTGGCCCTGCAGGTGCGCAAGTCCGAGGCCCAGGAGCTCGACCGGCACGGGCAGCGCGTCCGCACGGTCGCCCCGGACATCTGGTCCGACCCGGTCCCGCAGGATGTCGGCACCGCCGGCGCTTGA
- a CDS encoding 3'-5' exonuclease produces the protein MTASTARPARADRPSLYISVDIEADGPIPGPYSMISFGAAVAGRQDGASYTAVDPERNTFYRELRPISEAYVPGALAVSGLDRDRLVREGAEPATAMAEFRAWVREVSAGAQPVMCAYPASFDWTFLYWYLMSFGGDSPFGHSGCLDMKTLYAAKARVPLRAAVKGRMPRELLSRRPHTHHALDDAVEQAELMSNLMAWRPGPPPR, from the coding sequence ATGACAGCCAGCACCGCACGTCCCGCCCGGGCCGACCGGCCCAGCCTCTACATCTCCGTCGACATCGAGGCCGACGGCCCCATCCCCGGCCCCTACTCGATGATCAGCTTCGGGGCCGCCGTGGCCGGCCGGCAGGACGGCGCTTCGTATACGGCGGTCGATCCGGAACGGAACACCTTCTACCGCGAGTTGCGTCCGATCAGTGAGGCGTACGTACCCGGGGCGCTCGCCGTGAGCGGGCTGGACCGGGACCGGCTGGTCCGCGAGGGCGCCGAACCGGCCACCGCCATGGCGGAGTTCCGGGCCTGGGTGCGGGAGGTCTCCGCCGGGGCGCAGCCGGTGATGTGCGCGTACCCGGCCTCCTTCGACTGGACCTTCCTGTACTGGTACTTGATGAGCTTCGGCGGCGACAGCCCCTTCGGGCACTCGGGCTGCCTGGACATGAAGACCCTCTACGCGGCCAAGGCCCGCGTACCGCTCCGGGCCGCCGTCAAGGGACGGATGCCGCGCGAGCTGCTCTCCCGCCGCCCGCACACGCACCACGCGCTGGACGATGCGGTCGAACAGGCGGAACTGATGAGCAACCTGATGGCGTGGCGGCCGGGCCCGCCGCCCCGGTGA
- a CDS encoding 8-oxoguanine deaminase, protein MAASAANDSAVERIVIENCAIATVDANDTEYASGYVVVAGNKIEAIGAGRAPENLDNVVRRIDGTGHLVTPGLVNTHHHFYQWITRGLATDHNLFNWLVALYPTWARIDEQMTYTAAQGSLAAMAKGGVTTAMDHHYVFPKGSGDLSGSIIRAASEMGVRFTLARGSMDRSEKDGGLPPDHAVETLEGALADTEATVKKYHDASFDAMTQVAVAPCSPFSVSTELLKQGAEMARRLGVRMHTHGSETVEEEQFCKELFGMGPTDYFESTGWLGEDVWMAHSVHMNDSDIAAFARTKTGVAHCPSSNARLAAGIARVPDMLAAGVPVGLGVDGTASNESGELHTELRNALLINRLNPVHRERALNARQALRLGTYGGAQVLGRADNIGSLEVGKCADLVMWNLSTLLHSSIADPVTALVFGAAAPVTLSLVNGKQIVENNRLLFADEDAIAVSTREEAQRLARISAQA, encoded by the coding sequence ATGGCAGCATCGGCAGCCAATGACAGCGCCGTAGAGCGCATCGTCATCGAGAACTGTGCGATTGCAACCGTTGATGCGAACGACACTGAGTACGCCTCGGGCTACGTGGTCGTCGCAGGCAACAAGATCGAGGCCATCGGCGCGGGCAGGGCCCCCGAGAACCTCGACAATGTGGTCCGCCGCATCGACGGCACGGGTCACCTCGTCACCCCGGGTCTGGTCAACACCCACCACCACTTCTACCAGTGGATCACCCGTGGTCTGGCCACCGACCACAACCTCTTCAACTGGCTCGTCGCGCTGTACCCGACCTGGGCGCGCATCGACGAGCAGATGACGTACACGGCCGCGCAGGGCTCCCTCGCCGCGATGGCCAAGGGCGGCGTCACCACCGCCATGGACCACCACTACGTGTTCCCCAAGGGCTCCGGCGACCTCTCCGGCTCGATCATCCGCGCCGCGTCCGAGATGGGCGTCCGCTTCACCCTCGCCCGCGGTTCCATGGACCGCAGCGAGAAGGACGGCGGCCTGCCGCCGGACCACGCCGTCGAGACCCTCGAGGGTGCGCTCGCCGACACCGAGGCGACCGTGAAGAAGTACCACGACGCCTCCTTCGACGCGATGACCCAGGTCGCCGTCGCCCCCTGCTCCCCCTTCTCGGTCTCCACCGAGCTGCTGAAGCAGGGTGCCGAGATGGCCCGCCGCCTGGGTGTGCGCATGCACACGCACGGCTCGGAGACCGTCGAGGAAGAGCAGTTCTGCAAGGAACTGTTCGGCATGGGCCCGACCGACTACTTCGAGTCGACCGGCTGGCTCGGCGAGGACGTGTGGATGGCGCACAGCGTCCACATGAACGACTCCGACATCGCCGCGTTCGCCCGCACCAAGACCGGTGTCGCGCACTGCCCGTCCTCCAACGCCCGTCTGGCCGCCGGCATCGCCCGCGTCCCGGACATGCTCGCCGCCGGTGTCCCGGTCGGCCTCGGCGTGGACGGCACCGCCTCCAACGAGTCCGGTGAGCTGCACACCGAGCTGCGCAACGCGCTCCTCATCAACCGCCTGAACCCGGTCCACCGTGAGCGCGCCCTCAACGCGCGCCAGGCCCTGCGCCTCGGTACCTACGGCGGCGCCCAGGTCCTCGGCCGCGCCGACAACATCGGTTCGCTCGAGGTCGGCAAGTGCGCCGACCTGGTGATGTGGAACCTGAGCACGCTCCTGCACTCCTCGATCGCCGACCCGGTCACCGCGCTGGTCTTCGGTGCGGCCGCCCCGGTGACCCTCTCGCTGGTCAACGGCAAGCAGATCGTGGAGAACAACCGTCTTCTCTTCGCCGACGAGGACGCGATCGCCGTGTCCACCCGGGAAGAGGCCCAGCGCCTCGCGCGGATCTCCGCGCAGGCCTGA